The Microbacter sp. GSS18 genome has a segment encoding these proteins:
- a CDS encoding zinc-binding dehydrogenase, whose product MTDPTATPTEQRALVTAPEPTLLRLTQRPVPAPAAGEVLVRTHAVGVNNADIAGASDERVAGYEFSGVVTAVGAGVADDVLGVRVLGLTTGAFAEYVIADRRHVMPIPDELPFAEAAAAATALTTEYGALRRADLAPGETVLITAATSGIALLGVQIARALGAGQVIGTTRTADRRALVEQAGADAVVVTDAEDLAETVTSLTGGRGADVVLDHVGGALLDEAIASARPGGRVISVGRLAGPKAEIDLFALARSAATLQSVSFGFSPPTVLGDLLAGVQRDLSAALADGSVRPIVGEIVELDSLPALMVAVRDGRRVEGKIVALTGR is encoded by the coding sequence ATGACCGATCCCACCGCGACACCGACCGAGCAGCGGGCCCTCGTGACCGCGCCCGAACCGACCCTGCTCCGGCTCACGCAGCGCCCTGTTCCCGCCCCCGCGGCCGGCGAGGTGCTCGTGCGCACCCACGCCGTCGGCGTGAACAACGCCGACATCGCCGGCGCGTCCGACGAACGGGTCGCCGGCTACGAGTTCAGCGGTGTCGTCACCGCCGTCGGCGCCGGCGTGGCGGACGATGTGCTCGGCGTGCGCGTGCTGGGGCTGACCACGGGGGCGTTCGCCGAGTACGTCATCGCCGACCGGCGCCACGTCATGCCGATCCCGGATGAGCTGCCCTTCGCCGAGGCCGCGGCCGCCGCCACCGCGCTGACCACCGAGTACGGCGCCCTGCGCCGCGCGGACCTGGCGCCGGGCGAGACGGTGCTCATCACGGCCGCCACCTCGGGGATCGCCCTGCTCGGCGTGCAGATCGCACGGGCCCTCGGCGCCGGGCAGGTGATCGGCACGACTCGCACCGCCGACCGCCGCGCGCTGGTCGAGCAGGCCGGCGCGGATGCCGTGGTGGTCACGGATGCCGAGGATCTGGCCGAGACCGTGACCTCGCTCACGGGTGGGCGAGGCGCGGATGTCGTCCTCGACCACGTGGGGGGTGCCCTGCTCGACGAGGCCATCGCGTCGGCGCGGCCCGGCGGCCGCGTCATCAGCGTCGGCCGGCTCGCCGGCCCGAAGGCCGAGATCGACCTGTTCGCGCTCGCCCGCTCCGCGGCGACTCTGCAGTCGGTCTCGTTCGGATTCTCACCGCCCACCGTCCTCGGCGACCTTCTGGCCGGAGTGCAGCGGGACCTGAGCGCAGCGCTCGCCGACGGATCGGTGCGCCCGATCGTCGGCGAGATCGTCGAGCTCGATTCCCTTCCGGCGCTCATGGTCGCGGTGCGCGACGGCCGCCGCGTCGAGGGCAAGATCGTCGCGCTGACGGGGCGCTGA
- a CDS encoding alpha/beta hydrolase-fold protein — MPRRSSILLALAAVSAFIAGCAPAASGPSAPERTSSTADSSAPASRGFDLVPDGYRQPAAMPGTLEHVDYATTHAPGATSPTDKRALVYLPPAYDPDDESVAYDVFYLMHGGGGSEHSWMGRPDRPTALPSIFDHMIADGLIEPLIVVAPTYDTGYSTGMEAFAGNVAAFTDELLQDLIPAIDARYRTRAASDAADARAHRAFGGFSMGGVTTWHMLEHALGTFEHFLPMSGDSWNQGPIGGLEHADATAAQLAEAAVASGYGPDEYDVFAATGSGDFAEPNMTAMLEAMRARTDAFVETDGDFIDGNLIYYTVDGHLHDYPWGYDYIYAALPLLFPGR, encoded by the coding sequence ATGCCGAGGCGATCGTCCATCCTGCTCGCTCTCGCCGCGGTGTCGGCGTTCATCGCCGGCTGTGCGCCGGCTGCGTCCGGGCCGTCGGCTCCGGAGCGCACGTCGTCGACCGCCGACTCGTCGGCGCCCGCGTCGCGGGGTTTCGACCTCGTGCCCGACGGCTACCGGCAGCCGGCTGCGATGCCGGGCACGCTCGAGCACGTCGACTATGCGACGACCCATGCGCCCGGCGCCACGTCCCCGACCGACAAGCGCGCTCTGGTGTACCTGCCGCCGGCCTACGATCCCGATGACGAGAGCGTCGCCTACGACGTCTTCTATCTGATGCACGGCGGCGGCGGCAGCGAGCACTCGTGGATGGGGCGACCCGATCGGCCGACCGCCCTGCCGTCGATCTTCGACCACATGATCGCCGACGGCCTCATCGAGCCGCTCATCGTCGTGGCGCCGACCTACGACACCGGCTACTCCACCGGGATGGAGGCGTTCGCGGGTAACGTCGCGGCGTTCACGGACGAGCTCCTCCAGGACCTCATCCCGGCGATCGATGCGCGATACCGCACGCGGGCCGCATCGGACGCCGCCGATGCTCGCGCCCACCGCGCTTTCGGCGGCTTCTCGATGGGCGGCGTGACGACGTGGCACATGCTCGAGCATGCCCTCGGCACCTTCGAGCACTTCCTGCCCATGAGCGGCGACAGCTGGAACCAGGGGCCGATCGGCGGACTCGAACACGCCGATGCGACAGCGGCGCAGCTGGCGGAGGCGGCGGTGGCGTCGGGCTACGGACCCGACGAATACGACGTGTTCGCCGCGACGGGCAGCGGCGACTTCGCCGAGCCGAACATGACCGCCATGCTCGAGGCGATGCGCGCGCGCACCGATGCGTTCGTCGAGACCGACGGGGACTTCATCGACGGCAACCTGATCTACTACACGGTCGATGGTCACCTGCACGACTACCCGTGGGGCTACGACTACATCTACGCCGCACTCCCGCTGTTGTTCCCCGGGCGCTGA
- a CDS encoding PQQ-dependent sugar dehydrogenase produces the protein MHVRTTNGTPRGRSRPLKLALGAAALVGAIALAGCTGAGMVAPPQPSPSGLAGPDGEPVEVVTDLQAPWSIVFVDDIPLVSERDSGRILEVSATGDTRVVGTVAETSPGGEGGLLGLAVDEQRRLYAYSTGPDGNRVQRFALIGGPGAMSLGPAETVLAGIPSARFHNGGRLAFGPDGMLYIATGDARDGAAAQDPDALSGKILRVTADGEVPADNPFPGSAAYSLGHRNVQGLAWADDGTMFASEFGQDTWDELNIIEPGGNYGWPEVEGIAGVEGFIDPVQQWNPDQASPSGIAIAQGAVFIANLRGSVLRAVSVSDPAAWADHFSGEFGRLRDAVVAPDGTLWVLTNNTDGRGAPRDGDDRILSVPLAP, from the coding sequence ATGCACGTACGCACGACGAACGGAACACCGCGCGGACGTTCGCGCCCGCTGAAGCTCGCGCTCGGAGCCGCGGCGCTGGTGGGGGCGATCGCGCTCGCCGGCTGCACCGGCGCAGGCATGGTCGCCCCGCCCCAGCCGAGCCCGTCGGGGCTCGCGGGTCCCGACGGGGAGCCCGTCGAGGTGGTCACGGACCTGCAGGCGCCGTGGTCGATCGTATTCGTCGACGACATTCCGCTCGTGAGCGAACGCGACTCCGGGCGCATCCTCGAGGTCTCGGCCACCGGCGATACGCGCGTCGTGGGCACGGTTGCGGAAACCTCCCCCGGGGGCGAAGGCGGGCTGCTCGGGCTCGCCGTCGACGAGCAGCGACGGCTCTACGCCTACTCGACCGGCCCCGACGGCAATCGCGTGCAGCGCTTCGCGCTGATTGGTGGTCCGGGGGCGATGTCTCTGGGCCCGGCCGAGACCGTGCTCGCCGGCATCCCGTCCGCGCGCTTCCACAACGGCGGGCGTCTGGCGTTCGGCCCCGACGGCATGCTGTACATCGCCACCGGCGACGCCCGCGACGGCGCCGCAGCGCAGGACCCGGACGCGCTCAGCGGGAAGATCCTGAGAGTCACCGCCGACGGCGAGGTGCCTGCAGACAACCCGTTCCCGGGGTCTGCCGCCTACAGCCTCGGGCACCGCAACGTGCAAGGACTCGCGTGGGCCGACGACGGCACGATGTTCGCCAGTGAGTTCGGCCAGGACACGTGGGACGAGCTGAACATCATCGAGCCGGGTGGCAACTACGGCTGGCCCGAGGTCGAGGGGATCGCCGGAGTCGAGGGCTTCATCGATCCGGTGCAGCAGTGGAACCCCGACCAGGCGAGCCCCAGCGGCATCGCGATCGCTCAGGGGGCCGTGTTCATCGCGAACCTGCGCGGGAGCGTGCTCCGCGCGGTGTCGGTGTCGGACCCGGCTGCGTGGGCAGATCACTTCTCCGGGGAGTTCGGTCGGCTGCGGGACGCCGTCGTCGCGCCCGACGGCACGCTGTGGGTGCTGACCAACAACACCGACGGGCGCGGCGCGCCGCGCGACGGCGACGACCGCATCCTCTCGGTCCCGCTCGCACCCTGA
- a CDS encoding low temperature requirement protein A codes for MTRSASATGGAPVAHAHEGDRVTTLELFFDLVFVFAFTQVTALMTHGEAPQSLLQAFIVLSLLWWAWTSYTWLANEARANRGILQTAFILAMIAMFLASLAIPGAFHPAEEGLDAAWTLVICYTLVRLIHISTYFIAARGDRALRRQGAVTAATSVLPTAALLAVGAALGGSAQLWIWLVAVVYDFAVIFVTAIDGGGWAIRSAAHFAERHSLVIILALGESIIAIGAGLREAPLDAPFAVGAVLSMLIAVGYWFAYFHRLQGRLEHELERLERKERAKMGREVFTYLHFPIIIGIVLTALGIELAMGHLDEPHLGVLGGWALGCGAAVFLAATAATALRSHGDWRTARLVAAGVFVLISPVLVVVAPLFALGMVSVGLMILAIVEVALMRRGRT; via the coding sequence ATGACGCGGTCGGCGTCGGCCACCGGCGGCGCTCCCGTCGCCCACGCGCACGAGGGCGACCGCGTCACGACACTCGAGCTGTTCTTCGACCTCGTCTTCGTCTTCGCCTTCACCCAGGTCACCGCGCTGATGACCCACGGCGAGGCGCCGCAGTCTCTCCTCCAGGCCTTCATCGTCCTGTCGCTGCTGTGGTGGGCGTGGACCTCGTACACGTGGCTCGCGAACGAAGCGCGCGCCAATCGCGGCATCCTGCAGACCGCGTTCATCCTCGCGATGATCGCGATGTTCCTGGCGAGCCTGGCGATTCCGGGGGCGTTCCACCCCGCCGAAGAGGGCCTGGATGCCGCGTGGACGTTGGTGATCTGCTACACGCTGGTGCGCCTGATCCACATCAGCACCTACTTCATCGCGGCTCGAGGCGATCGTGCGCTGCGACGGCAGGGAGCCGTCACGGCGGCGACATCTGTGCTGCCGACCGCCGCTCTGCTGGCCGTGGGCGCGGCGCTGGGCGGATCCGCCCAGCTGTGGATCTGGCTCGTGGCGGTCGTGTACGACTTCGCCGTCATCTTCGTCACCGCGATCGACGGCGGCGGGTGGGCGATTCGTTCGGCCGCACACTTCGCCGAGCGGCACTCGCTGGTGATCATCCTCGCGCTCGGCGAGTCCATCATCGCCATCGGCGCAGGTCTTCGGGAGGCGCCCCTCGACGCGCCCTTCGCCGTCGGCGCCGTGCTGTCGATGCTCATCGCGGTGGGCTACTGGTTCGCGTACTTCCACCGCCTGCAGGGGCGACTGGAGCACGAACTGGAGCGGCTGGAGCGCAAGGAACGGGCGAAGATGGGCAGAGAGGTGTTCACGTACCTCCACTTCCCGATCATCATCGGCATCGTCCTGACGGCCCTCGGGATCGAGTTGGCGATGGGCCACCTCGACGAGCCCCACCTGGGTGTTCTGGGAGGCTGGGCGCTCGGCTGCGGCGCCGCGGTCTTCCTCGCGGCGACGGCGGCGACGGCGCTGCGCAGTCATGGCGATTGGCGCACCGCCCGGCTCGTCGCCGCGGGCGTCTTCGTTCTCATCTCCCCGGTGCTGGTCGTCGTCGCGCCCCTGTTCGCCCTCGGCATGGTCAGCGTGGGCCTGATGATCCTCGCGATCGTGGAGGTCGCGTTGATGCGTCGCGGACGCACCTAG
- a CDS encoding DUF2255 family protein, with amino-acid sequence MTNWTENEVDRIGVANELRIATKRTDGSVRSFVPIWVVRVGDDLYIRAYHGPGGSWYRQAQRSGRAMIRAGGIEREVTFTPGDDALRSSIDAAYRGKYGRGMYVDAMVTDDAAAATLRLEPAED; translated from the coding sequence ACTGGACCGAGAACGAGGTCGACCGCATCGGGGTCGCCAACGAGCTGCGCATCGCGACGAAGCGGACGGACGGGAGCGTGCGCTCCTTCGTGCCGATCTGGGTGGTGCGCGTCGGCGACGACCTGTACATCCGGGCCTATCACGGGCCCGGCGGATCCTGGTACCGCCAGGCGCAGCGCAGCGGGCGCGCGATGATCCGCGCAGGCGGCATCGAGCGCGAGGTCACCTTCACGCCCGGCGACGACGCACTGCGCTCGAGCATCGACGCCGCCTACCGCGGCAAGTACGGCCGCGGCATGTACGTCGATGCCATGGTCACCGACGACGCCGCCGCCGCCACGCTGCGGCTCGAGCCCGCGGAGGACTGA